The Caldicellulosiruptor changbaiensis genome has a segment encoding these proteins:
- a CDS encoding vWA domain-containing protein, with translation MRFTQPLYLLFLLSIPVLVVLYMIRPKYKKVVISSTYLWERLKKQKRVSKPAQKLRLSLLLILGILTLAAFSLNLAGPYISITDTKKKVIFAFDVGSTMNCLTHDNKTYLEKSKEIARSILDTLFKDSKVSIVTFSDSIEVLAKDVSPSFAKISIGKVLPTYYVTNLKESINVISKLFDTSSYTFFLFTDKKVKVQDNLHVFEFPKPDDNVSIDNVSLSAFKDGFDAAVVVTNRGLKRASFEIELFADQKLVGVKSVMLLPKQSESVIFEKIKGNYKVVWARINYPDRLREDNIFWTILAPPPTKKKVLYVGKGNFFLEKAFSAFDDVELYKLQDVKNIADGFDIYVFDGIVPQKFPKKGACIFILSKDKDVSKLLGVSIGNKTDIEGYARFVKSSISRNIDGMEFAVQKAISIDDKRLEPVAKLFGKPVISFGIVKNLPTVLIGFAIDDSDLPLKVSFPILITNIKNNFVRGNQPFEKMTFYPGEEIKVFSYTDGKAEIILPSNKREVVNFASYPLILPKNDRLGVYTLNLSNNTSYKFAVNYPTYALDESEEKKTDATLAFSETGAKTNAKVPYLLKDILLILSLIFLTFEWMVFMNENKS, from the coding sequence ATGAGATTCACACAGCCGCTGTATTTACTGTTTCTTTTGAGCATACCTGTACTTGTTGTGTTGTACATGATAAGACCAAAATATAAAAAGGTGGTCATTTCCAGCACTTATTTGTGGGAAAGGTTAAAAAAACAAAAGAGGGTATCAAAACCGGCACAAAAACTGAGACTAAGCCTTCTTTTAATACTGGGGATTTTAACACTTGCTGCATTTTCACTAAATCTTGCAGGTCCATATATTTCTATTACAGACACCAAAAAGAAGGTCATTTTTGCATTTGATGTGGGTAGTACAATGAACTGCTTGACACATGACAACAAAACCTATCTTGAAAAATCTAAAGAAATTGCAAGAAGTATTTTAGATACACTGTTCAAAGACTCTAAGGTGAGCATTGTCACATTTTCTGATAGCATTGAGGTTTTGGCAAAAGATGTTTCTCCCTCTTTTGCAAAAATTTCTATTGGTAAAGTGCTGCCAACCTATTATGTCACAAACTTAAAAGAAAGTATCAATGTTATTTCAAAATTGTTTGATACCTCAAGTTATACTTTCTTTTTGTTTACAGACAAAAAGGTAAAAGTACAAGATAACCTACATGTATTTGAGTTTCCAAAACCAGATGATAATGTTAGTATAGACAATGTTTCACTTTCTGCTTTCAAAGATGGATTTGATGCAGCTGTGGTGGTTACAAACAGGGGACTGAAGAGAGCAAGTTTTGAGATTGAGCTTTTTGCAGACCAAAAACTTGTTGGTGTAAAAAGCGTGATGCTTTTGCCAAAGCAGTCTGAGAGTGTGATTTTTGAGAAAATAAAAGGGAATTACAAGGTTGTATGGGCAAGGATAAACTATCCTGACCGCTTAAGAGAAGACAATATTTTTTGGACAATTTTAGCCCCACCGCCAACTAAAAAGAAAGTTTTGTATGTTGGCAAAGGAAACTTTTTCTTGGAAAAGGCATTTTCAGCTTTTGATGATGTTGAGCTGTACAAGTTACAAGATGTAAAAAATATAGCTGATGGCTTTGATATATACGTATTTGACGGTATTGTTCCTCAAAAGTTTCCTAAAAAGGGAGCTTGTATATTCATTTTATCTAAAGACAAAGATGTATCTAAACTATTAGGAGTATCAATAGGAAATAAGACAGACATTGAGGGGTATGCGAGATTTGTAAAGTCTAGTATTTCAAGAAACATTGATGGAATGGAATTTGCTGTTCAAAAAGCAATCTCAATTGATGATAAAAGACTTGAACCTGTTGCAAAACTTTTCGGCAAACCGGTTATTTCTTTTGGTATAGTAAAAAACCTCCCTACAGTATTAATTGGCTTTGCAATTGACGACAGTGACCTTCCGCTGAAAGTCTCTTTTCCCATATTAATAACCAACATCAAAAATAACTTTGTTAGGGGGAACCAGCCATTTGAGAAGATGACATTCTATCCAGGCGAGGAAATAAAAGTTTTTTCGTATACAGATGGAAAAGCTGAAATTATTCTACCCAGTAATAAAAGGGAAGTTGTGAATTTTGCTTCATACCCTTTGATTCTTCCTAAAAACGACCGGTTGGGAGTTTATACCTTGAATTTAAGTAATAACACAAGCTACAAATTTGCAGTAAATTATCCTACTTATGCTCTGGATGAATCTGAAGAAAAAAAGACAGATGCTACTTTAGCTTTTTCGGAAACTGGTGCAAAGACCAATGCTAAAGTTCCGTATCTCTTGAAGGATATATTATTGATACTATCGCTAATATTTTTGACTTTTGAGTGGATGGTGTTTATGAATGAGAATAAGTCTTGA
- a CDS encoding DUF58 domain-containing protein, with amino-acid sequence MRQSQKVKNLLILLRRFCKVLKNGKKVISKSGDILMFGGLVDDKLLASISNLKFEFNISITSQFEGQQKAKGRGNSLEFSDHREYIPGDDFRKVNFKIYAATQRLYVKLFEQERQTTYNFFIDMSKSMDFGSTTKKGDMAKALVACLCYIALSQLDGVNIFLVKEDHILHSGHFKSKQSFAKIVKFLEDAQFEGLANFDNIKNVFIPRKSISFIFSDFLFEGAENVLKILLRKSSFVYCCQVLDRLEVFPQFDYSFCELIDSESNKKVNIEISDALIKWYQQELRNLQNTLKELVQKANGRFYEILTSDNLNKILFGMVGV; translated from the coding sequence TTGAGGCAATCTCAGAAGGTAAAAAACCTGCTGATATTGTTGAGGAGATTTTGCAAAGTCTTAAAGAATGGTAAAAAGGTTATAAGCAAAAGTGGTGATATTTTAATGTTTGGCGGACTTGTTGATGACAAGCTTCTTGCAAGTATCAGCAATTTGAAGTTCGAATTTAATATAAGTATAACTTCGCAATTTGAAGGTCAGCAGAAAGCAAAAGGGCGTGGGAATTCCCTTGAGTTCAGTGACCATCGGGAATACATACCGGGTGATGACTTTAGAAAGGTGAATTTCAAGATATATGCAGCAACTCAAAGACTTTATGTTAAACTTTTTGAGCAAGAAAGACAAACAACATATAATTTTTTTATTGATATGTCAAAATCAATGGACTTTGGTAGCACCACAAAAAAGGGTGATATGGCAAAAGCGCTTGTTGCATGCCTTTGTTATATTGCTTTGTCGCAACTTGATGGTGTCAATATATTTTTGGTCAAAGAGGACCATATTTTGCACTCAGGTCATTTTAAAAGCAAGCAAAGTTTTGCAAAGATTGTAAAGTTCTTGGAGGATGCACAATTTGAAGGTTTGGCAAATTTTGATAATATCAAAAATGTCTTTATTCCGCGAAAAAGTATTTCATTTATCTTTTCTGACTTTTTATTCGAAGGTGCAGAGAATGTTTTGAAAATTCTTTTGAGAAAGTCTTCGTTTGTATATTGCTGTCAGGTGTTAGACAGGCTTGAAGTGTTTCCTCAATTTGATTATTCATTTTGCGAGCTTATTGATAGTGAAAGTAATAAAAAGGTCAATATTGAGATTTCTGATGCCTTAATCAAATGGTATCAGCAAGAGTTAAGAAATCTTCAAAATACATTGAAAGAGCTGGTTCAAAAAGCAAATGGAAGGTTTTATGAGATTTTGACATCTGATAATCTAAATAAAATCTTGTTTGGGATGGTTGGAGTATAA
- a CDS encoding AAA family ATPase has product MDLILQNIEYTMEVLNKIEGEITKVIIGQKDIIRKVLIAIFCGGNVLLEGLPGVGKTHLVKSIAKVLNLKFSRIQFTPDLMPSDIVGTNIISKDKDGFLNFTFQKGPIFANIILADEINRATPKTQSALLEAMQEKTVTVMGTTYKLDEPFFVLATQNPLEQEGTYPLPEAQQDRFMFKVDVPLPGFDEMIEIVNLTTESQMPEPNKIIEAQEIIQIGEIIRKVPIARPVLEYAARLVMSTQPHIEQNEIAKKYLRFGAGPRALQHIVLGAKANALFEGRPNVAFDDIKSLAKSVLCHRIGLNFEAISEGKKPADIVEEILQSLKEW; this is encoded by the coding sequence ATGGATTTGATTTTACAGAATATTGAATATACAATGGAAGTTTTAAACAAGATAGAAGGTGAAATTACCAAAGTCATAATTGGGCAAAAAGATATTATCAGAAAGGTCTTAATTGCTATCTTCTGCGGCGGAAATGTTCTTTTAGAGGGTCTGCCAGGCGTGGGAAAGACTCATTTGGTAAAGTCAATTGCAAAAGTTTTAAACCTCAAGTTTTCCAGAATACAATTTACTCCTGACTTAATGCCATCAGACATTGTGGGTACAAATATAATTTCCAAAGACAAAGATGGTTTTTTAAATTTTACGTTTCAAAAAGGTCCGATATTTGCTAATATCATTCTGGCTGATGAGATAAATAGAGCAACACCAAAAACGCAATCGGCATTGTTAGAAGCCATGCAAGAAAAAACCGTCACTGTTATGGGCACAACTTACAAGCTTGATGAGCCGTTTTTTGTGCTTGCAACGCAAAATCCTCTTGAACAGGAAGGGACATATCCACTTCCTGAAGCACAGCAGGATAGGTTCATGTTTAAAGTGGATGTTCCACTTCCTGGCTTTGATGAGATGATTGAAATTGTCAACCTGACAACTGAAAGTCAAATGCCAGAGCCAAATAAAATAATTGAGGCACAAGAGATAATTCAAATTGGAGAGATAATCAGAAAAGTACCGATTGCAAGGCCAGTTTTGGAGTATGCTGCAAGGCTTGTTATGAGTACACAGCCACATATAGAGCAAAATGAGATTGCAAAAAAATACTTGAGGTTTGGAGCAGGTCCAAGGGCTTTACAGCACATTGTCTTAGGTGCAAAGGCAAATGCACTATTTGAAGGAAGGCCGAATGTTGCATTTGATGATATTAAAAGTTTGGCTAAAAGCGTTCTTTGCCACAGAATTGGACTTAACTTTGAGGCAATCTCAGAAGGTAAAAAACCTGCTGATATTGTTGAGGAGATTTTGCAAAGTCTTAAAGAATGGTAA
- a CDS encoding ABC transporter permease, with product MQKIKRFLRSIFANPIVTKEIKQRTRSMKFALTLAGWLLLITVFSFIFLKNFAKEFVEVEIYKTNAIGFQIFLIILLIAFFGMLMVILTSQAIAKERENQTLDILLSTTMSNFEIVIGKMIAAAGEVIILFFATFPVYALLYLYGLMKFQDILGMFVYIFVLILFYGSLGLLMSTILKRSIGATVVVIVFVVVVVLISYISVVALSDVISALPSQPPRKADLIKLLLTSLSPLFALVEYIFTQIGRSDLFFTYSYKVKGYQVHFLLCLIGTFINIALSSYFLNPLRRGFFRKDTRAKGV from the coding sequence TTGCAAAAAATAAAAAGATTTTTAAGATCAATATTTGCAAATCCAATTGTTACAAAGGAAATAAAACAAAGAACAAGAAGCATGAAATTTGCTTTGACGCTGGCAGGCTGGCTTTTATTGATAACAGTTTTCAGTTTTATTTTTTTGAAAAACTTTGCCAAGGAGTTTGTTGAGGTTGAAATTTATAAAACTAATGCAATAGGCTTTCAGATATTTTTAATTATCCTTTTAATAGCTTTTTTTGGTATGTTGATGGTTATTTTAACCTCACAGGCGATAGCTAAGGAAAGAGAAAATCAAACTCTTGACATTCTTCTTTCAACTACCATGAGCAACTTTGAAATAGTAATAGGCAAGATGATTGCAGCGGCAGGTGAGGTTATAATTCTATTTTTTGCTACCTTTCCGGTATATGCTTTACTTTATCTTTATGGGCTTATGAAATTTCAAGATATATTGGGCATGTTTGTATATATTTTTGTGTTGATTTTATTTTATGGATCCTTAGGACTTTTAATGTCCACAATACTCAAAAGAAGTATTGGTGCAACAGTAGTGGTAATTGTCTTTGTGGTTGTTGTAGTATTAATAAGTTACATTTCAGTAGTAGCTTTATCAGATGTAATTAGTGCTTTACCATCTCAGCCGCCAAGGAAGGCTGATTTGATAAAACTTTTGCTTACCTCTTTGAGCCCTCTTTTTGCGTTGGTAGAATATATATTTACCCAAATTGGAAGAAGCGACTTGTTTTTTACATATAGTTATAAAGTAAAAGGTTACCAAGTTCACTTTTTGCTTTGTTTGATAGGAACATTTATTAACATAGCTCTAAGTAGTTACTTTTTAAATCCTCTAAGAAGAGGATTTTTCAGAAAAGACACAAGGGCTAAAGGTGTCTGA
- a CDS encoding ABC transporter ATP-binding protein has protein sequence MPLLEIEGLTKFYGKKKAVDNLSFSVEEGQIFGFVGPNGAGKTTTMKIMCGLLRADGGCVKINGMDISKNLSKVKALIGYMPDFFGVYDNLKVNEYLEFFAHAYRIKGTKAQKITDDLLELVRLTDKKYDFVDSLSRGMKQRLCLARCLIHNPLLLVLDEPASGMDPQSRIEMKEILKNLKDMGKTIIISSHILPELSELCTHVGIINQGRMVAQGDIAQITMLAHGTKRIKVRFAEDFEEALTVFKEFPAVSNVQVIENGYILSFDGDDNDMFLLIKGLIDRGARVCEVGLVEGSLEEAFMKAIQEVEN, from the coding sequence ATGCCGCTTTTGGAGATAGAAGGTTTGACAAAGTTTTATGGGAAGAAAAAGGCTGTTGACAATCTTTCGTTTTCGGTTGAAGAAGGTCAAATATTTGGATTTGTTGGTCCAAATGGTGCTGGAAAAACAACAACAATGAAGATTATGTGCGGGCTTTTAAGAGCAGACGGTGGATGTGTTAAAATTAATGGTATGGACATCTCCAAAAACTTAAGCAAAGTAAAGGCGCTAATTGGTTATATGCCTGACTTTTTTGGTGTGTATGACAATCTTAAAGTGAATGAATATTTAGAATTTTTTGCCCACGCATACCGAATAAAAGGTACAAAAGCTCAGAAAATAACAGATGACCTTCTTGAACTTGTCCGCTTGACAGATAAAAAATATGACTTTGTTGACTCCCTTTCGCGTGGTATGAAACAGAGACTGTGCTTAGCACGATGTCTTATTCACAATCCTTTGCTTCTTGTGCTTGATGAACCGGCTTCTGGAATGGACCCACAGTCAAGAATTGAGATGAAAGAGATATTAAAAAACCTAAAAGATATGGGAAAGACGATTATAATAAGTTCACATATCTTACCAGAGCTTTCTGAACTTTGTACACATGTTGGCATAATAAATCAGGGTAGGATGGTTGCTCAAGGCGATATTGCACAAATTACGATGTTAGCTCATGGAACAAAGAGGATAAAGGTAAGATTTGCAGAGGATTTTGAAGAAGCACTTACAGTATTTAAGGAATTTCCTGCTGTGTCGAATGTTCAGGTAATAGAAAATGGCTACATTTTGAGTTTTGACGGTGATGATAATGATATGTTCTTGCTTATAAAAGGCTTGATTGACAGGGGAGCAAGAGTATGTGAAGTAGGACTTGTTGAAGGCAGTTTGGAAGAGGCGTTTATGAAAGCAATTCAAGAGGTTGAAAACTGA
- a CDS encoding dynamin family protein produces the protein MRDTAYDIMQENIKNFSHQIKKLSEEIDSESIKRLASNIEGKIKKDAFYLVILGQFKRGKSTLINYMLGTNLLPTGVLPLTSSITKIYYSPEIKIDVIFNNGVKKEIPVDELELYCTEKGNPKNQKGVDTIEIGYPFDFLNKDVVIVDTPGIGSIYQHNTDVTYEFVDKADAVIFVLSVDPPITEVERQFLLKIAESVDKIFFVINKCDLTNKNELEEIVSFTKSVIKDITKKENVNIFPISAKMALEGKVQDSREVIKKSGIEIFEEELKRFLRDEKEKVQVLSNLKSLDSFLEVCKTFLESDMKLKVMPLKQLEENIEKFNEFLDKVNQNKIEIYKLFKIEMNDILQSFDDEMEKIKRELVVKITKKINDYYPSVARLKRIEQKEQLEKYLEKAIVEEFELLKSDLEKQIENKYSALLSRYCEKINEVINSIKDRTRQLFSIDIEYYEGLQRFVAQSKFTYKIGYEVGALEIDPVYFTYLLSKKLAQKIILKRVLDRVEIDVDRNIGRIRYDFLRRMEESFEAFKTDMEDKISQVCGIITELLRNSKEDFNKSKSELERKMLYNQKVLERVTKLKTELSQVIFELK, from the coding sequence ATGAGGGACACAGCGTATGATATCATGCAGGAGAATATTAAAAACTTTTCCCACCAAATTAAAAAGCTATCAGAGGAGATTGATTCAGAATCTATCAAGAGATTGGCAAGTAATATTGAAGGAAAAATCAAAAAAGATGCATTTTACCTTGTTATATTGGGTCAGTTCAAAAGAGGAAAATCTACGCTAATAAATTACATGCTTGGGACAAATTTATTACCAACAGGAGTTCTTCCTTTGACATCAAGTATAACAAAGATTTATTATAGTCCTGAGATTAAAATAGATGTAATTTTTAACAATGGTGTAAAAAAAGAAATTCCAGTTGATGAGCTTGAGCTTTACTGCACAGAAAAAGGGAATCCTAAAAATCAAAAAGGTGTGGATACAATTGAGATAGGGTATCCGTTTGATTTTTTGAATAAGGATGTTGTAATTGTTGACACACCAGGAATTGGTTCTATATATCAACACAACACAGATGTGACATATGAATTTGTAGACAAGGCAGATGCAGTCATATTTGTATTGTCTGTTGACCCACCAATTACTGAAGTTGAAAGACAGTTTCTACTTAAGATTGCCGAAAGTGTAGATAAGATATTCTTTGTAATTAATAAATGTGACTTGACAAATAAAAATGAATTAGAGGAGATAGTAAGTTTTACAAAAAGTGTAATTAAGGATATTACAAAGAAAGAAAATGTAAATATCTTTCCTATTTCAGCAAAAATGGCACTTGAAGGCAAGGTGCAGGATAGCAGAGAAGTTATCAAAAAAAGTGGCATAGAAATTTTTGAAGAGGAACTAAAACGATTTTTAAGAGATGAAAAAGAAAAGGTGCAAGTTTTGAGTAATCTGAAAAGTTTAGATAGCTTTTTAGAAGTTTGCAAAACATTTTTGGAAAGTGATATGAAACTCAAGGTTATGCCATTAAAACAGCTTGAAGAAAATATTGAGAAATTTAATGAGTTTTTGGATAAAGTAAATCAAAACAAGATTGAAATTTATAAGCTATTTAAAATTGAGATGAATGATATTTTACAAAGTTTTGATGACGAGATGGAAAAAATAAAGAGGGAACTTGTAGTTAAGATAACTAAAAAGATAAATGATTATTATCCATCAGTTGCAAGACTTAAAAGAATTGAACAAAAAGAGCAGCTCGAAAAATATCTTGAGAAGGCTATTGTGGAAGAGTTTGAACTGTTAAAAAGTGATCTTGAAAAACAAATTGAAAATAAGTACTCAGCTCTTTTGTCGAGGTATTGTGAGAAAATAAATGAGGTAATAAATAGTATCAAAGACAGAACAAGACAGCTCTTTTCTATTGATATAGAATACTATGAAGGTTTGCAAAGGTTTGTGGCACAAAGCAAATTTACTTACAAAATAGGCTATGAAGTTGGTGCATTAGAGATTGATCCTGTATACTTTACTTATCTTTTGTCCAAAAAACTTGCTCAAAAGATTATTTTAAAGAGAGTACTTGACAGGGTTGAAATTGATGTTGACAGAAACATTGGCAGAATCAGGTATGACTTTCTAAGAAGAATGGAAGAAAGCTTTGAGGCTTTTAAAACTGATATGGAAGACAAAATATCACAGGTTTGTGGCATTATAACCGAGCTTTTGAGAAATTCTAAAGAAGATTTTAATAAGAGCAAAAGTGAGCTGGAAAGGAAAATGCTATATAATCAAAAGGTGTTAGAAAGAGTTACAAAATTGAAAACTGAACTTTCTCAAGTTATTTTTGAATTGAAATAA
- a CDS encoding DUF6062 family protein — protein sequence MYFEMIENFKEDKCIVCHLKNKAMDKFFDDFLYESVNDYSLRDKIRKGGICPEHARKLESFGDVLAHAIIYSDLLRSFKNNHHIEILPRKRKTQDQNMCIFCEKEQGFEDTYTRAFSHYFTAQSQFKSAFAERGFICQRHLKQVLEKMPSMSIQKDLLSIVKHKIDVILHHLEKIKEKNDYRNIHESYTPEEVRAWHMAVEFVAGSKD from the coding sequence GTGTATTTTGAAATGATAGAAAACTTCAAAGAAGATAAGTGTATTGTATGCCATCTTAAAAACAAGGCAATGGATAAGTTTTTTGATGACTTTCTGTATGAATCAGTAAACGATTACAGCTTACGTGACAAAATAAGAAAAGGGGGAATCTGTCCAGAGCATGCAAGAAAGTTAGAGTCGTTTGGAGATGTGCTTGCCCATGCCATTATATATTCGGATTTGCTGAGAAGTTTTAAAAACAACCACCATATTGAAATATTGCCTCGTAAAAGGAAAACTCAAGACCAAAATATGTGCATCTTTTGTGAAAAAGAACAAGGCTTTGAAGATACCTACACAAGAGCGTTTTCTCACTACTTTACAGCACAGTCTCAGTTTAAATCTGCATTTGCAGAAAGAGGTTTCATATGTCAAAGACACCTAAAGCAAGTTTTAGAAAAAATGCCTTCAATGTCAATTCAAAAAGACCTCTTATCGATTGTGAAGCACAAAATTGATGTAATCTTGCATCATCTTGAGAAGATAAAAGAAAAGAACGACTATCGAAACATTCATGAAAGCTATACGCCTGAAGAGGTAAGAGCATGGCACATGGCTGTTGAGTTTGTTGCAGGGTCTAAAGATTAA